The DNA window AATTTGTACTTTGTGCCAAGTCGGCAATTGTGTTAAGTAGAGTTCCGTCTAAATCGAATATTACTAATCTTTTCATACCTTAATATATTTGCAGTGCAAAATTACAGAAAATAAAAGCTGAAGTCCCTAGTAGTTTGCATATAATTTAAAGATATTTGGTTATTGTACTTTGCCAATGCAATTAAATATTAAATTTTAAAATAAACCTGTTCATAATACAAGATGATTATTTAATTTTGAATCTGTAATATTCCATAACATTTTTGTTTATAAGCACACACTTTGTTTAATTAATATTTGATTATGAAGAAAATTTACTGTCTTATTTTATTTTCATTCCTATTTGTAGGAATGATATGCGCTGTAACTCCAACTACATTTACCGTAGCAACCTACAATGTGCGTAATGCCAATCACGGCGATTCTATAAATGGCAACGGATGGGGCCAACGTTGCCCTTATATTACCCAATTAATCCGCTTCCATGGTTTTGATATCTTCGGAACTCAGGAAGGATTGTATAATCAGCTTCAGGAGTTGAAACAGATGTTGCCTGGCTATAATTATATAGGCAAAGGGCGTGACGATGGAAAAACCAAAGGCGAACATTCAGCCATATTTTATCGAACCGATAAATTCCAATTACTTGATCAGGGTGACTTCTGGTTATCAAAAGATGAAACTAAACCTAATCTGGGCTGGGACGCTGTTTGTGTGAGGATTTGCACATGGGGAAAATTTAAAGAGATTAAAAGTGGTTTTGTTTTTGTTTATTTCAATTTACACATGGACCATATTGGTACGGTTGCCCGTTCTGAAAGTGCTAAACTAATCTTAAAGAAAATTCAGGAAATGCCTAAAGGCATGCCGGTTATCTTGTCGGGTGATTTTAATGTAGACCAGGATTCCCCTTCTTATAAACTGCTGAATACTTCGGGCATCCTTCAAGATTCTTATGGAATGTCTAAATTAGTATATGCGCCTAACGGAACATTCAATGATTTTAATCCGAATAGTAAAACTGATAGCCGTATAGATCATATCTTCCTTACTGATAATTTTAAGGTGTTGAAATACGGAATCCTGACAGATACTTATAGATCAGAAAATAAAGGTGAGTTTAATTCTAATGCTGCTCCAAAAGAAATAAAGTTGCAGGAGAATTCAGCCAGATGTCCGTCAGATCACTTTCCGGTAATGATTGTTGTTCAAACTAAATAATCCGGTAATAGTTTATTGTTCTTAGGAGGTTAAGCCGATGTCTCGCCAGACCTAAGCAATTTATTAACCGGATATTTTTGTAAAGGTGTACACCTTAATTTTAAAAAGACTACTCTTTGAATATTTAATGTGTACACCTTTTGTAAATAAAGTCTATGTTTAAAAATGAATGTCCGGCCGGAGTTTGTCTTAATAGTAAAGGCTGCCTTATCTACTTCTTTAGTAAGATTAGGCAGCCTTTAACTATATAAGAATGAATATTACTTCTCGATACGGAACCAGTCTACTTCAGCCCATCCGCCATCATTAATTACAATAGCCGGACGAGTGCAGAATGTTCCAACTTTAGCGCCTATCCATTTGCCTTCACGCGCCTGAAATTGTTTTCCTAGCTTCTGGAATTTCTTTCCATCAAGGCTATAACTGAAATCACACTTAGCTTCTTTATTGAATGTTACTTTAAGGTAAATAGTGTTATCCTTCAAAGTAACCGATTCATTAACCGCTTCTATGGTTCCTTTATCAGCTTTTTTGCATTCATTCTGTGAAAGAATCAATCCCTCTTTTGTATTCTCGAGTGAAAGAAGTGCATAATCAAGTCCCATAACTAGTAATCCGGTACGTTCTCCGAAATATTTTGGACTTGGAGCGAAGCGAAGTTTCATCACAGCACTGAATTCATTGGAAGGAGTCTTCTGTAAAAGCAGATTAGGCACGTCCCACAGACTCTTGTATTCCTTAGTAACAGGGTAGGAGTATAGGCGTGCATAACCTTTGTCGGCAGCAAGGAATATCCATTTTGGGTTATAATTTGCATGCCATTGCCATTGTGGAGACAAAGTAAGGGTATTAAATTCATCACTTTCCTGAGGAGTGCAGATAGGATAAGTCTTGCCTACATTAGGTTTCTTGTAAGAAAGAACAGGTTCACCGCATCCGTCACTATCTTTATCAACACCGATAACCGGCCAGTCTTTTACCCACTTCATTGGTTGCAGGTGAGTCAGTCGGCCATAAGCACCCACATCCTGAAAATTAAGGAACCAGTCTTCACCGGTGGTTGTATCTACCCAGGCTCCCTGGTGAGGGCCATTAATTTTACTCTTTCCCTGAGCCATTACCACTTTTTCTTCGTAAGGACCATAAGGATTCTTTGAACGAAGCACCAACTGCCATCCGGTAGCTACACCGCCTGCAGGAGTAAAGATATAGTAATAACCGTTTCTTTTATAAAACTTAGGACCTTCACATGTTTCGTGATGATCGTGTCCGTCGAATACAATTCTTGATTCGGTAATAGCCTGATTTGCTTCAGCATTCAGTTCGCATACAGCCAGTACACTCTTTAATCCGGCACGGCTTCCGGCAAATGCATGAACCAGATAAACCCTGCCATCTTCATCCCACAAAGGAGTTGTATCAATAAGACCTTTCGCAGCTTTTACCAAAACAGGTTTGCTCCAGGTTCCTTTCGGGTCTTTGGCTTTAGTCATAAATACTCCCTGATCAGGATCTCCCCAGAAAATATAAAATTCATTATTGTGAAAACGGATACTTGGCGCCCAAACACGATTCCCGTGCTCCGGCTTTTCAACAGCTTCAATAGGTTCAAGAGCATAAGGAACGGCAGCATTTACAATTGTCCAGTTTACCAAATCCTTTGAATGAAGAATCTGCAAAGCCGGAATGCAATTAAAGCTGGATGCCGTCATGTAATAATCATCCCCTACACGGCAAGCGTCAGGATCGGAATAATCAGCATAAATAATTGGGTTACGATAAGTTCCATCTCCTTTGTCCGCTACCCATACTTTTGAAACATAGTTCTGCGCTGTGGCAGGTAAAGCCGTTATCAGGCATAAGCCTAAAATCGTTGTAAGCTTTTTCATTTAGTATTAATTTAAATTATTTTCTTTGCCGACAAAAATAAAAAAATCCGAGAGAAAGCAAGTGTATTAATTGTGCAATCTCCCGGATTTTTAGTATAATAATTGATACTTATTTAATCCTTATAGTACAAGGATGCTCAAGTTCCTTTTTCCATTCCTGAATATAGGCAAACCATGCCTCTTTTGTTTTATAACCAAAGGTTTCTTTCATGGATGTAAATACAATATTGTAATCAATGGACTTCTTGCCTTCGGCTCCTACGGTATACAGATAATTATCGTTATCCTTCACTTCAGCCTTTACATATTTCTGAGGAATACAAGTTGCAAGTCCAACAGTCTCCTTTGCATATTTGATTGTATCGTTTACAGGCCAGTCAGTACCCCAGCAGGCAACCAGTCCTTTATGATCTGAGAAAGATTCTGATCCTTTAATATTCTGAACTCCGGTAGAGAAAACTTCTTTTTTAAGAGGTTCATCGAACAGAATCTTCACTTCGGCATCACGGTGTCCGGCGTAGAGAATATAACGAGTAGTCATATTCAACTCAGAACCCTGGTATTTCCAGTCGTTCGCAATAACATCAACAACAGTTCTTACTGGTCCGTAAGCCAGGATACTCTCAGTGCGGTTACTAACCGGATCAATATGAGTAGCTTTTTTACCATCCCATCCTTTTAAAGCACCCAATCCGCAGCTTCCGCCCACGCGAAGAACATCATCACCAAAACCTTTAGCCAACTGAGCATCGGTAGGGTAGAACTGAGATTCTTTAATTTCGAAACCTTTATTGAACTTTCCGTATAAATCCACAGTCTGTTTTTTATCGAAGTAAATACGATAAGCAACCAACTCAGACTCGAAAGCCGGACCATGGTGGTGTAGCTGATTATAAAGTATTCCTCCGGGAACAGAAACAGAAGAGATAGGAACATGCTGTCCTTTCTTATCGCTTACCAACATTTCTGCATATACTTTAGAAGGATATGTTTTGGTAGATTTCTCCGAAGAAAGAGTAATTTTAAAAGTTCTTTTTCCTTTAGCAGGCACATCTGTTACAAAAGCAAGTTCATCGGTTTTGCG is part of the uncultured Bacteroides sp. genome and encodes:
- a CDS encoding DUF4861 domain-containing protein, yielding MKKSIKIALAIICCLPLNALAQKAEKSISIEVENGWSKAKENEPVVLKIKDLKAGFTVKSATVWVGNREIPSQLDDLNGDRKTDELAFVTDVPAKGKRTFKITLSSEKSTKTYPSKVYAEMLVSDKKGQHVPISSVSVPGGILYNQLHHHGPAFESELVAYRIYFDKKQTVDLYGKFNKGFEIKESQFYPTDAQLAKGFGDDVLRVGGSCGLGALKGWDGKKATHIDPVSNRTESILAYGPVRTVVDVIANDWKYQGSELNMTTRYILYAGHRDAEVKILFDEPLKKEVFSTGVQNIKGSESFSDHKGLVACWGTDWPVNDTIKYAKETVGLATCIPQKYVKAEVKDNDNYLYTVGAEGKKSIDYNIVFTSMKETFGYKTKEAWFAYIQEWKKELEHPCTIRIK
- a CDS encoding glycoside hydrolase 43 family protein — translated: MKKLTTILGLCLITALPATAQNYVSKVWVADKGDGTYRNPIIYADYSDPDACRVGDDYYMTASSFNCIPALQILHSKDLVNWTIVNAAVPYALEPIEAVEKPEHGNRVWAPSIRFHNNEFYIFWGDPDQGVFMTKAKDPKGTWSKPVLVKAAKGLIDTTPLWDEDGRVYLVHAFAGSRAGLKSVLAVCELNAEANQAITESRIVFDGHDHHETCEGPKFYKRNGYYYIFTPAGGVATGWQLVLRSKNPYGPYEEKVVMAQGKSKINGPHQGAWVDTTTGEDWFLNFQDVGAYGRLTHLQPMKWVKDWPVIGVDKDSDGCGEPVLSYKKPNVGKTYPICTPQESDEFNTLTLSPQWQWHANYNPKWIFLAADKGYARLYSYPVTKEYKSLWDVPNLLLQKTPSNEFSAVMKLRFAPSPKYFGERTGLLVMGLDYALLSLENTKEGLILSQNECKKADKGTIEAVNESVTLKDNTIYLKVTFNKEAKCDFSYSLDGKKFQKLGKQFQAREGKWIGAKVGTFCTRPAIVINDGGWAEVDWFRIEK
- a CDS encoding endonuclease/exonuclease/phosphatase family protein encodes the protein MKKIYCLILFSFLFVGMICAVTPTTFTVATYNVRNANHGDSINGNGWGQRCPYITQLIRFHGFDIFGTQEGLYNQLQELKQMLPGYNYIGKGRDDGKTKGEHSAIFYRTDKFQLLDQGDFWLSKDETKPNLGWDAVCVRICTWGKFKEIKSGFVFVYFNLHMDHIGTVARSESAKLILKKIQEMPKGMPVILSGDFNVDQDSPSYKLLNTSGILQDSYGMSKLVYAPNGTFNDFNPNSKTDSRIDHIFLTDNFKVLKYGILTDTYRSENKGEFNSNAAPKEIKLQENSARCPSDHFPVMIVVQTK